A window from Halomicrobium urmianum encodes these proteins:
- a CDS encoding CbtA family protein encodes MATDHLERGALAGVAGGLVYGLFVATVGNAFTAGLEAFEHGHDHGGGPAVTELTTAAASVFGGVLWGLLFGVAVFGVAYYFLEPALPGTGATRRIALAAAGFLTVSGAPWLVLPPQPPGVEQALGTEARMLWYGGMMVAGAAVAVLAGLTYRRSAGRHGAVRAVAALAPLALLSAPVVLAPANPTHGHVPAALAAAYRWTVVFGQATLWATIAVVHARLGEPELTAADAGYPSTAD; translated from the coding sequence ATGGCGACCGACCACCTCGAACGCGGCGCGCTCGCGGGCGTTGCCGGTGGCCTCGTCTACGGCCTGTTCGTGGCGACGGTCGGCAACGCCTTCACGGCCGGGCTGGAGGCGTTCGAGCACGGGCACGACCACGGCGGCGGCCCGGCCGTCACGGAGCTGACCACGGCCGCCGCCAGCGTCTTCGGCGGCGTCCTCTGGGGCCTGCTGTTCGGGGTGGCCGTCTTCGGCGTCGCGTACTACTTCCTCGAACCGGCGCTGCCGGGGACCGGCGCGACGCGCCGCATCGCGCTGGCTGCCGCCGGGTTCCTGACGGTCTCCGGCGCGCCGTGGCTCGTCCTGCCGCCGCAGCCGCCGGGCGTCGAACAGGCACTGGGCACCGAGGCGAGGATGCTCTGGTACGGCGGGATGATGGTCGCGGGCGCCGCGGTCGCGGTGCTGGCCGGGCTGACCTATCGCCGATCCGCCGGGCGACACGGGGCCGTCAGGGCGGTCGCCGCGCTCGCCCCGCTCGCGCTACTGTCCGCCCCGGTCGTCCTCGCGCCGGCGAATCCGACCCACGGGCACGTGCCCGCCGCGCTGGCCGCGGCCTACCGCTGGACGGTCGTCTTCGGGCAGGCGACGCTGTGGGCGACCATCGCTGTCGTCCACGCCCGGCTCGGCGAACCGGAGCTCACAGCGGCCGACGCCGGCTACCCGTCGACAGCGGACTGA
- a CDS encoding CbtB domain-containing protein, which produces MKTETDTVRDRVDLAAETLSGTQLALAVGLVAALGFALLFLQEPLAHDALHNFRHSAGVTCH; this is translated from the coding sequence ATGAAGACAGAGACCGACACCGTCCGCGATCGGGTCGACCTCGCCGCGGAGACGCTCTCGGGCACGCAACTGGCGCTGGCCGTCGGCCTCGTGGCCGCGCTCGGCTTCGCGCTGCTCTTCCTGCAGGAACCGCTGGCGCACGACGCGCTGCACAACTTCCGACACTCGGCTGGCGTCACCTGCCACTGA
- a CDS encoding ATP-binding protein: MFVPGGGKKASQGPSFADVVGQRDLKEGLLAVAANDDLDGLLIRGEKGTAKSTAVRALADLLPAQRAVADCPYGCPPDDPARQCDECRERTDPPVEERSVPLVTLPLGATRDRVVGTLSVADALDGDHEFDPGLLARANRGVLYVDEVNLLDDHLVDVLLDAAASGANRVERDGVTVTHPAEFTLIGTMNPEEGDLRPQLRDRFALQTEVTACEDIEERVAVIDQALGDGEADAGGDEPDADPGERLRDARDRLADAELPAEFREEIAELCRDAGLDGHRGDIATARAARTFAALDGRTTVIESDVERAAEFALPHRLKSKPFEDAPDVDDVLDDHFEDDAEGDEPDGDGAGSEAEAAAEDGECSGGGESRGGTEGNELGESDQSDDDPDSDGVDADPGTDGEPGESEDGSTDSPAPAGADHDSDGSGGDAGSDPSDGDADGDADDEATPLVPGQSRAGVGDSGAPDVGAPSVDADGVASGRANAPTADRGARVRTERADATDDVDAAASVRAAASRGADGVESRDLRKSVRAGDADALVAFAVDASASMRPAMRAAKGTVLELLEDAYQARDEVAFVAFAGEGADVVLPPTDSVSLAARHLKDLPTGDRTPLPAGLSTASEVLDRAEPDAGIVVLVTDGRANAADGSPVEATRDAARGLAETADATLVVDAGDGRAGLIDVVATETGASVVPLSALSAESVDELARE; this comes from the coding sequence ATGTTTGTACCCGGCGGCGGCAAAAAGGCTTCGCAGGGGCCGTCGTTCGCGGACGTGGTCGGGCAGCGCGACCTGAAGGAGGGTCTGCTGGCCGTCGCCGCGAACGACGACCTGGACGGCCTGCTGATCCGCGGGGAGAAGGGCACGGCGAAGTCGACGGCGGTCCGCGCGCTCGCGGACCTGCTGCCAGCGCAGCGCGCCGTCGCGGACTGTCCGTACGGCTGTCCGCCCGACGACCCCGCCCGCCAGTGCGACGAGTGCCGCGAGCGGACCGATCCGCCCGTCGAGGAGCGATCAGTGCCCCTCGTCACGCTCCCGCTGGGCGCCACGCGGGACCGCGTGGTCGGAACGCTCTCTGTGGCCGACGCGCTCGACGGCGACCACGAGTTCGACCCCGGACTGCTGGCGCGGGCCAACCGCGGCGTCCTCTACGTCGACGAGGTGAACCTGCTGGACGACCACCTCGTGGACGTCCTGCTGGACGCCGCCGCGAGCGGAGCCAACCGCGTCGAGCGCGACGGCGTCACCGTCACCCACCCCGCCGAGTTCACGCTGATCGGGACGATGAACCCCGAGGAGGGCGACCTCCGCCCGCAGTTGCGCGACCGCTTCGCGCTCCAGACGGAGGTGACCGCGTGCGAGGACATCGAGGAACGGGTCGCAGTGATCGACCAGGCGCTGGGCGATGGGGAAGCTGACGCCGGAGGGGACGAGCCCGACGCAGATCCGGGCGAGCGCCTGCGCGACGCCCGCGACCGGCTGGCTGACGCCGAACTGCCCGCCGAGTTCCGGGAGGAGATAGCCGAACTCTGCCGCGACGCCGGTCTCGACGGCCATCGCGGCGACATCGCCACCGCCCGGGCGGCGCGCACCTTCGCCGCGCTCGACGGCCGAACGACCGTGATCGAGTCGGACGTCGAACGGGCCGCCGAGTTCGCACTGCCGCACCGCCTGAAGTCGAAGCCGTTCGAGGACGCGCCCGACGTCGACGACGTGCTCGACGACCACTTCGAGGACGACGCCGAAGGGGACGAGCCCGACGGCGACGGTGCGGGCAGTGAGGCCGAAGCGGCGGCCGAAGACGGCGAGTGCTCGGGCGGTGGCGAGTCGCGAGGAGGGACCGAGGGCAACGAACTGGGCGAGTCCGACCAGAGCGACGACGACCCGGACTCCGACGGCGTGGACGCGGATCCGGGGACAGACGGCGAGCCCGGTGAGAGCGAGGACGGTTCGACCGACTCGCCGGCGCCCGCCGGCGCGGACCACGACAGCGACGGGTCGGGCGGGGACGCTGGGAGCGACCCCTCGGACGGCGACGCCGACGGAGACGCGGACGACGAGGCGACGCCGCTGGTGCCCGGCCAGTCGCGAGCGGGCGTCGGTGACAGCGGCGCTCCCGACGTGGGCGCGCCGTCCGTCGACGCCGACGGCGTCGCGAGCGGGCGCGCGAACGCCCCGACTGCGGACAGGGGAGCGCGAGTCCGGACGGAGCGAGCCGACGCGACCGACGACGTCGACGCCGCGGCGTCCGTCCGCGCCGCGGCGAGCAGGGGCGCCGACGGCGTCGAGTCCCGCGACCTCCGGAAGTCCGTCCGGGCGGGCGACGCCGACGCGCTCGTCGCCTTCGCCGTCGACGCGAGCGCATCGATGCGGCCCGCGATGCGCGCCGCCAAGGGGACGGTCCTCGAACTGCTGGAGGACGCCTACCAGGCGCGCGACGAGGTGGCGTTCGTGGCGTTCGCCGGCGAGGGGGCCGATGTGGTGCTCCCGCCGACCGACAGCGTCTCGCTGGCCGCCCGCCACCTCAAGGACCTGCCGACCGGCGACCGGACGCCGCTGCCCGCGGGCCTCTCGACCGCGAGCGAGGTCCTCGACCGCGCGGAGCCGGACGCGGGGATCGTCGTGCTCGTCACCGACGGCAGGGCGAACGCCGCCGACGGGAGCCCCGTCGAGGCGACGCGCGACGCGGCCCGGGGCCTGGCCGAGACGGCGGACGCCACGCTGGTCGTCGACGCCGGCGACGGCCGGGCAGGTCTGATCGACGTGGTCGCCACGGAGACCGGCGCGTCGGTCGTTCCGCTGTCCGCGCTGTCGGCCGAGAGCGTGGACGAACTCGCCCGGGAGTAG
- a CDS encoding precorrin-8X methylmutase, with the protein MTTDPEQEATDTDFEEYADLGATTENAMEIAETSMDRVRKLVPDETLADRIRQKSVHATGDPEFQHLMRFTGDDEDEPVRAGARAVLDERPVVTDITMVKEGITGRGHDCPVRTAIGDGAELAAETGMTRTAASVLELDREGVYDGAIAVVGNAPTAALALADCIEDGTRPAVVVATPVGFVKAAESRERLREVAAEHGVPVITNVGRRGGSGLAAGLTNELVHVAADARDGELEL; encoded by the coding sequence ATGACGACTGATCCGGAACAGGAAGCCACGGACACCGACTTCGAGGAATATGCTGACCTCGGCGCGACCACGGAGAACGCCATGGAGATCGCCGAGACCTCCATGGACCGCGTACGGAAGCTCGTCCCCGACGAGACGCTGGCAGACCGGATCCGCCAGAAGTCCGTCCACGCCACGGGCGACCCCGAGTTCCAGCACCTGATGCGGTTCACCGGCGACGACGAGGACGAACCCGTCCGCGCCGGCGCTCGCGCAGTGCTGGACGAGCGCCCCGTCGTCACGGACATCACGATGGTGAAGGAGGGCATCACGGGCCGCGGCCACGACTGCCCGGTGCGGACGGCCATCGGCGATGGCGCGGAACTGGCCGCAGAGACGGGGATGACCCGGACGGCTGCGTCCGTCCTGGAACTCGACAGGGAGGGCGTCTACGACGGGGCAATCGCCGTCGTGGGCAACGCGCCGACCGCTGCACTCGCGCTGGCGGACTGCATCGAGGACGGAACGCGACCGGCCGTCGTCGTCGCGACGCCGGTCGGCTTCGTCAAGGCCGCCGAGAGCCGCGAGCGCCTGCGCGAGGTAGCTGCGGAACACGGCGTGCCGGTCATCACGAACGTCGGCCGTCGCGGCGGCAGCGGCCTCGCCGCGGGGCTGACGAACGAGCTGGTGCACGTGGCCGCCGACGCGAGGGATGGAGAACTGGAACTGTGA
- the cobN gene encoding cobaltochelatase subunit CobN: MPQIGLYTATENELGAVQRAAGAVDADLVVRSESDLDDEPAVEAFVEELEDATTAVVLWLHGAEDSMPGYERAIERLRDAGVPLVVRATGDAFAYEDTSVPDEHRETVDDYLEKGGASNVANCVRYLVAQYGDADPEYDDPVALPTEGVYHPDYPGASYEELRATFAPDKPTVAVWFYESHWTHENTRYVDAQVRALEAQGANALPVFCEPATDAEGQWDAERVTEEWLIEDGEPVVDAVCSSFMFSLSMDERGRSASDEGDSAEDVFLDRLGVPVLQTVTTMRSRSRYQSSDTGVMGFELALSVALPEFDGNVITHPVSGKERTDDEAGIGSAPKQHFPVEDRVDHAARLAVNWARLRHLDNDEKDVAVVLHNYPPSDDGIGTAFGLDSPESTVNLLEELDARGYDTGETMPDSGQSLVERLTAQLTLDDRWVAPEDVRELSVDTVSPDQYGEWFEALDEEFQENVVEEWGDPPERPFAIPGVEFGNVLVTVQPPRGFGMDPSKVYHDSDLQPPHDYVAFYRWLRNAYEADAVVHLGTHGSLEWLPGKTVGLDGESAPDQLIDDVPNVYPYIVNNPGEGTQAKRRSYAAVVDYLTPVMDNAGTYDELSELEELADRYREAGMEDARADDGEHLEQLIREAVDELDLAIELGIAGEIDEKADVRGPDEAGSTLAEGEVAGDDVGVDELVERVHEYLTDVKTTQIRKGLHTMGEPPEEDRLVEYLVALTRLENPGAPSLRESVAGVLGVDYDAMRNSPGEYDEGLGMTYAEAADEVYETSIDLVRTLAGHGFDVPESERDADDAEVNVNLLVVDIDPLGDARAASGAHDDLRESLAYICEEAAPRVRGAEDEIPRTADALSGEYVPPGGSGAPTRGGVDLLPTARNFYTLDPRKVPAKSAWEVGSEVAHGVAERHREEEGEYPDEIGVVAWGTPTVRTRGETIAQVLALMGVEPVWTDAGRIDDVEPVPLDELDRPRIDVTTRVSGLFRDAFPAAAGVIHDAVDAVVNLDEPHDVNYVKKHVEEEAEELAAENEEMDEDDARKAVRHRVFTTRPGGYGAGTNKAVDEGEWDDRSDLADVYVQWGGYAMGSRGRVSEARDAFERRLGNVDATVKIEDTAEQDEFDSSDWYAFHGGFISAVSDRSGEEPASYVGDSSDPDNVDVYTNEEKVRKAMRARVLNPAWLDSMEEHGYKGAGDLSTTVDVVLGWDATTGVVSDRLWEDVADRYAFDEDRRAWLRDVNPWALDSITDTLLEAIDRGLWDADDETRDRLRDLNLEVDGDLESRATRGSPNERAGSAVGHRPRERRTGSNDPRERTDPRARRGGDEQ; encoded by the coding sequence ATGCCACAGATCGGACTCTACACAGCGACTGAGAACGAGCTCGGCGCCGTACAGCGCGCCGCCGGGGCGGTCGACGCCGACCTCGTCGTCCGCTCGGAGAGCGACTTGGACGACGAGCCGGCCGTCGAGGCGTTCGTCGAGGAACTGGAGGACGCGACGACGGCGGTCGTCCTCTGGCTCCACGGCGCGGAGGACAGCATGCCGGGGTACGAGCGCGCGATCGAGCGCCTGCGCGACGCCGGCGTCCCGCTCGTCGTCAGGGCCACCGGCGACGCCTTCGCCTACGAGGACACGTCGGTCCCCGACGAGCACCGCGAGACCGTCGACGACTACCTGGAGAAGGGCGGCGCGAGCAACGTCGCCAACTGCGTCCGCTACCTCGTGGCGCAGTACGGCGACGCGGACCCGGAGTACGACGACCCCGTGGCGCTGCCGACGGAAGGCGTCTACCACCCCGACTACCCGGGCGCGAGCTACGAGGAACTGCGCGCGACGTTCGCCCCCGACAAGCCCACCGTAGCCGTGTGGTTCTACGAGTCCCACTGGACCCACGAGAACACCCGCTACGTGGACGCGCAGGTCCGCGCGCTGGAGGCGCAGGGCGCGAACGCGCTCCCCGTCTTCTGCGAGCCCGCGACGGACGCCGAGGGCCAGTGGGACGCCGAGCGGGTGACCGAGGAGTGGCTGATAGAGGACGGCGAACCCGTCGTCGACGCCGTCTGCTCGTCGTTCATGTTCTCGCTCTCGATGGACGAGCGCGGCCGCTCGGCCAGCGACGAGGGCGACAGCGCCGAGGACGTGTTCCTCGACAGGCTGGGCGTGCCCGTGCTGCAGACGGTGACGACCATGCGCTCCCGCTCGCGCTACCAGTCCAGCGACACGGGCGTGATGGGCTTCGAGCTGGCCCTCTCCGTGGCGCTCCCCGAGTTCGACGGCAACGTGATCACCCACCCCGTCTCGGGCAAGGAGCGCACCGACGACGAGGCGGGCATCGGCAGCGCGCCGAAGCAGCACTTCCCCGTCGAGGACCGCGTCGACCACGCCGCGCGCCTGGCGGTCAACTGGGCGCGCCTGCGCCACCTCGACAACGACGAGAAGGACGTGGCCGTCGTCCTCCACAACTACCCGCCGAGCGACGACGGCATCGGGACCGCGTTCGGCCTCGACTCGCCCGAGAGCACGGTGAACCTGCTGGAGGAGCTGGACGCACGGGGGTACGACACCGGCGAGACGATGCCCGACAGCGGCCAGTCCCTCGTCGAGCGCCTGACCGCGCAACTGACGCTGGACGACCGCTGGGTCGCGCCGGAGGACGTCCGCGAGCTATCCGTGGACACCGTCTCCCCGGACCAGTACGGCGAGTGGTTCGAGGCGCTCGACGAGGAGTTCCAGGAGAACGTCGTCGAGGAGTGGGGCGATCCGCCGGAGCGGCCGTTCGCCATCCCCGGCGTCGAGTTCGGCAACGTCCTCGTGACGGTCCAGCCCCCGCGCGGGTTCGGCATGGATCCCTCGAAGGTGTACCACGACTCGGACCTCCAGCCGCCCCACGACTACGTCGCCTTCTATCGCTGGCTCCGGAACGCCTACGAGGCCGACGCCGTGGTCCACCTCGGAACCCACGGCAGCCTGGAGTGGCTGCCCGGCAAGACCGTCGGCCTCGACGGCGAGAGCGCGCCGGACCAGCTGATCGACGACGTCCCGAACGTCTACCCCTACATCGTCAACAACCCCGGCGAGGGCACGCAGGCCAAGCGCCGCTCCTACGCCGCCGTCGTCGACTACCTGACGCCGGTGATGGACAACGCGGGCACGTACGACGAGCTGTCGGAGCTCGAGGAGCTGGCCGACCGGTACCGCGAGGCCGGGATGGAGGACGCCCGCGCCGACGACGGCGAGCACCTCGAACAGCTGATCCGCGAGGCGGTGGACGAACTCGATCTGGCCATCGAACTCGGAATCGCCGGCGAGATCGACGAGAAGGCGGACGTCCGCGGACCCGACGAGGCAGGCAGCACGCTCGCAGAGGGCGAGGTCGCCGGCGACGACGTGGGCGTCGACGAGCTCGTCGAGCGCGTCCACGAGTACCTCACCGACGTCAAGACGACGCAGATCCGGAAGGGGCTGCACACGATGGGCGAACCGCCCGAAGAGGACCGCCTCGTGGAGTACCTCGTCGCGCTGACGCGCCTGGAGAACCCCGGCGCGCCCAGCCTCCGGGAGAGCGTCGCGGGCGTGCTCGGCGTCGACTACGACGCGATGCGGAACAGTCCGGGCGAGTACGACGAAGGCCTGGGGATGACCTACGCCGAGGCCGCCGACGAGGTGTACGAGACGAGCATCGACCTCGTCCGGACGCTCGCCGGGCACGGCTTCGACGTGCCCGAGAGCGAGCGCGACGCCGACGACGCCGAGGTCAACGTGAACCTCCTCGTCGTCGACATCGACCCGCTGGGCGACGCGCGCGCAGCCTCCGGCGCGCACGACGACCTGCGTGAGTCGCTGGCCTACATCTGTGAGGAGGCCGCCCCGCGCGTCCGCGGAGCCGAGGACGAGATTCCCCGAACCGCCGACGCGCTCTCCGGCGAGTACGTCCCGCCGGGCGGCAGCGGCGCGCCCACCCGCGGCGGCGTCGACCTGCTCCCGACGGCGCGGAACTTCTACACCCTCGACCCGCGGAAGGTCCCGGCCAAGTCGGCCTGGGAGGTCGGCAGCGAGGTCGCCCACGGCGTGGCCGAGCGGCATCGCGAAGAAGAGGGCGAGTATCCGGACGAGATCGGCGTCGTCGCGTGGGGCACCCCGACCGTCCGAACCCGCGGCGAGACCATCGCGCAGGTGCTCGCGCTGATGGGCGTCGAACCGGTCTGGACCGACGCCGGCCGGATCGACGACGTAGAGCCGGTCCCGCTGGACGAACTGGACCGCCCGCGCATCGACGTGACCACGCGCGTCTCGGGGCTGTTCCGGGACGCCTTCCCCGCCGCGGCGGGCGTCATTCACGATGCCGTGGACGCCGTGGTAAATCTGGACGAGCCCCACGACGTGAACTACGTGAAGAAACACGTCGAGGAAGAGGCCGAGGAGCTGGCGGCCGAGAACGAGGAGATGGACGAGGACGACGCCCGGAAAGCCGTCAGGCACCGCGTCTTCACCACGCGGCCCGGCGGGTACGGTGCCGGGACGAACAAGGCGGTCGACGAGGGCGAGTGGGACGACCGCTCCGACCTCGCCGACGTGTACGTCCAGTGGGGCGGCTACGCGATGGGATCGCGCGGCCGCGTCAGCGAGGCCCGCGACGCCTTCGAGCGCCGCCTCGGCAACGTCGACGCGACGGTCAAGATCGAGGACACCGCCGAACAGGACGAGTTCGACTCCTCCGACTGGTACGCCTTCCACGGCGGGTTCATATCTGCAGTCTCGGACCGCTCCGGCGAGGAGCCCGCCTCCTACGTCGGCGACTCCTCCGACCCCGACAACGTCGACGTCTACACCAACGAGGAGAAGGTCCGCAAGGCGATGCGTGCCCGCGTCCTCAACCCGGCGTGGCTCGACTCCATGGAGGAGCACGGCTACAAGGGCGCCGGCGACCTCTCGACGACAGTCGACGTCGTCCTCGGGTGGGACGCTACCACGGGCGTCGTCTCGGACCGCCTGTGGGAGGACGTCGCCGACCGCTACGCCTTCGACGAGGACCGCCGGGCGTGGCTCCGCGACGTCAACCCGTGGGCCCTGGACTCGATCACGGACACGCTGCTTGAGGCCATCGACCGCGGCCTGTGGGACGCCGACGACGAGACGCGGGATCGGCTGCGCGACCTCAACCTGGAGGTCGACGGCGACCTGGAGAGCCGAGCGACGCGAGGCTCTCCGAACGAGCGAGCGGGGAGCGCGGTCGGACACCGACCGCGGGAACGTCGAACGGGGAGCAACGACCCGCGAGAGCGAACCGACCCGCGAGCACGACGAGGAGGTGACGAGCAATGA